From Draconibacterium halophilum, one genomic window encodes:
- a CDS encoding App1 family protein — protein MTDENRMIDYFERKNKGFLKKLKFRLKNKLGWLGVPQVIPYRGFGSHSSGEVNITGGLYEDKGMEKPEGKNSLLENILTMLKRYSGDQIPGARIKIRLGDEQKQPLTGENGIFKATMPLNEKGGEQSTKWIPYDAELLDQIGAEVNNFRVRGEILIPGTDTSYGVISDIDDTIMISHSTQTIRKLRLMLTHNSRTRKPFPGVEAFYRALHQGVDSNSKNPFFYLSSSEWNLYDLIDDFCSYNQFPKGVYLLREINPGLLNMWKQGGGNHEHKFDKIIKIFKMYPKLSFVLVGDNGQHDPEIYARVARIYPQRIKAIYIRTVRKKKDRHMKKLIAEMEELNVQMVFTPDTINAAQHAESINLIAKSAVKPIIENSFTD, from the coding sequence ATGACAGACGAAAATAGAATGATCGATTATTTTGAACGGAAAAACAAAGGCTTCCTCAAAAAGCTAAAGTTCAGACTGAAGAATAAATTGGGTTGGCTTGGTGTGCCACAGGTAATTCCTTATCGGGGATTTGGATCGCACTCATCGGGCGAAGTCAATATTACCGGTGGGTTATACGAAGATAAAGGAATGGAGAAACCTGAAGGAAAAAATTCATTGCTCGAAAATATACTGACGATGTTAAAACGGTATTCGGGCGATCAGATTCCTGGAGCAAGAATAAAAATTAGGCTTGGCGACGAACAAAAACAACCTTTAACCGGGGAAAACGGTATTTTTAAAGCTACTATGCCGTTGAATGAAAAGGGTGGAGAACAGAGTACAAAGTGGATTCCTTACGATGCTGAATTGCTGGACCAGATAGGAGCTGAGGTGAATAATTTTCGAGTCAGGGGGGAGATTTTGATTCCGGGAACCGACACATCATATGGTGTAATTTCGGATATTGATGATACCATAATGATTAGCCATTCTACTCAAACAATAAGAAAATTAAGATTGATGCTCACCCACAATTCGCGAACAAGAAAACCGTTTCCCGGGGTGGAAGCTTTTTACAGAGCACTTCATCAGGGAGTGGATAGTAATAGTAAAAATCCTTTTTTTTACCTGTCGAGCAGCGAGTGGAACTTATACGACCTGATCGATGATTTTTGCTCGTACAACCAATTTCCAAAAGGTGTTTATTTGCTTCGCGAAATTAACCCGGGGCTGTTAAATATGTGGAAACAAGGTGGAGGAAATCACGAACATAAATTCGATAAAATAATCAAGATTTTTAAAATGTATCCCAAGCTGTCATTTGTTTTGGTTGGAGACAATGGTCAGCACGACCCTGAAATTTATGCCCGCGTGGCACGAATCTATCCTCAGCGAATTAAAGCAATTTACATCCGAACGGTTCGAAAAAAGAAAGACAGACACATGAAAAAACTGATTGCAGAAATGGAAGAATTGAATGTGCAAATGGTTTTTACTCCCGATACAATTAATGCAGCGCAACACGCAGAAAGTATTAATCTCATTGCTAAATCGGCTGTAAAACCAATTATCGAGAACAGTTTTACCGATTAG
- a CDS encoding diacylglycerol/lipid kinase family protein, producing the protein MPEEKLLFVINPVSGDIEKDDLKTQVRNFMKERDKQVEFFHTTGENDKQKITDKLEELQPETIVAVGGDGTCNLVAQTIVNKPIQMGILPLGSANGMASELNLPTTVDENLRLITTGKSKKTDVLKINEDHICLHLSDIGFNAQLINTFEESDSRGMFGYTKSFIEEFGNAQPASFEITLNDSTFSQKAFMVVLANASKFGTGAVINPEGKVDDGLFELVIIRPESFTEFLKMLVPFYTRRIHTLDFIDTYKCKKVQIKNPERQTLQIDGEIIGQPLQVNVEILPRRVEMIIP; encoded by the coding sequence ATGCCAGAAGAAAAATTACTATTTGTGATCAACCCCGTTTCGGGCGATATTGAAAAGGACGATTTAAAAACCCAGGTCCGCAATTTCATGAAAGAACGCGATAAACAGGTTGAGTTTTTCCATACAACAGGAGAAAACGATAAGCAAAAAATTACCGATAAACTTGAAGAGCTTCAACCGGAAACGATAGTGGCAGTGGGAGGCGATGGAACGTGCAACCTTGTAGCACAAACAATAGTGAACAAGCCAATACAAATGGGTATTCTTCCTCTGGGCTCGGCAAACGGCATGGCCTCGGAACTTAATCTTCCAACAACAGTTGACGAAAACCTGAGACTGATAACGACAGGAAAATCGAAAAAAACAGATGTGCTGAAAATTAATGAGGATCACATTTGCCTGCATTTAAGCGACATAGGATTTAATGCACAGCTAATTAACACGTTCGAGGAAAGCGACAGCCGAGGCATGTTTGGGTATACAAAATCCTTTATTGAGGAGTTTGGAAATGCACAACCGGCAAGCTTTGAAATTACTTTGAATGATTCTACATTTTCGCAAAAAGCTTTTATGGTCGTTTTGGCCAACGCATCGAAGTTTGGAACCGGCGCTGTTATCAATCCCGAGGGGAAAGTGGATGATGGTTTGTTTGAGCTGGTAATTATCCGACCAGAGAGCTTCACCGAGTTTTTGAAAATGCTGGTTCCGTTCTACACCCGAAGAATACACACCCTCGATTTTATAGATACCTACAAATGCAAGAAGGTACAAATTAAAAATCCGGAGCGCCAAACCTTACAAATTGATGGGGAAATTATTGGTCAGCCGCTACAAGTAAATGTGGAAATTTTGCCCCGCCGTGTGGAGATGATCATTCCTTAA
- a CDS encoding DUF7218 family protein, with protein sequence MAKKNNIPQVKNEEQYEALRDKGHSKQKAARIANTPDSGTKGGSSSNYEERTKQELYEKAQKVGIKGRSKMSKEDLIEALRNN encoded by the coding sequence ATGGCGAAAAAGAACAATATTCCGCAAGTAAAAAACGAAGAGCAGTATGAAGCGCTGCGCGATAAAGGGCACAGCAAGCAGAAAGCTGCAAGAATAGCCAATACGCCTGATTCAGGAACAAAAGGAGGGAGTAGTAGTAATTATGAAGAACGTACAAAACAGGAGTTGTACGAGAAAGCCCAAAAAGTTGGAATAAAGGGGCGAAGTAAAATGAGTAAAGAAGACTTAATTGAGGCCTTACGAAATAACTAA
- a CDS encoding AI-2E family transporter translates to MKITGLTKTALFLIIIALFLTFIILTKNILIPLVLAMFFSYLIYPIVWRIERWGVNRAISILMVLLVVIIFIGGIALLFSLKASTVDFDFNDVKEQFASKSLSIQNLLTDKLEIDASTVDYYLNQTAENFINTWQSGIGNIFTATTTTIFQIGILPVFTFFLLFYRTKTAHFILRITPKDKKFVTLTILREISTVITKYLGGLFLVVAILAVLNSVGLLIIGVKHALVLGVLAALLNLIPYIGTFLGGFIPFMYVFFTYPHPLATMLKVVALFIIIQFVENNLLTPNIVGNSIKINPLAIILSLLFANIVWGIAGMLVVIPVLATLKIIMRKIDSLKPYAFLISDRGTEQHRLKLFNRKKQGQK, encoded by the coding sequence ATGAAAATTACAGGACTAACAAAAACGGCTCTTTTTTTAATAATAATCGCACTTTTTTTGACTTTTATAATCCTAACCAAAAATATTCTTATCCCACTGGTATTAGCTATGTTTTTTTCCTATTTGATTTACCCAATAGTTTGGAGAATCGAACGGTGGGGCGTTAACCGGGCTATTTCCATTTTAATGGTGCTATTAGTGGTAATTATTTTTATTGGTGGAATTGCGCTTTTATTCTCGTTAAAAGCCTCAACTGTTGATTTTGATTTTAACGATGTTAAAGAGCAGTTTGCCAGCAAAAGTCTTAGTATTCAAAATTTACTTACTGACAAATTAGAAATTGACGCATCAACCGTAGATTATTATCTTAACCAGACAGCAGAAAATTTTATTAACACCTGGCAATCCGGAATAGGAAATATTTTTACGGCCACAACAACTACCATTTTCCAGATTGGAATTTTACCGGTCTTCACTTTCTTTCTTTTGTTTTACCGTACAAAAACAGCTCACTTTATTTTACGTATCACCCCTAAAGATAAAAAGTTTGTAACACTTACTATTCTGCGCGAAATATCGACAGTTATTACCAAATATCTTGGCGGACTATTTCTGGTTGTTGCCATACTTGCCGTTCTCAATTCAGTTGGGTTGTTAATTATCGGAGTTAAACATGCCTTGGTTCTTGGTGTGCTGGCCGCCCTGCTAAACCTCATTCCCTACATCGGGACTTTTTTGGGTGGCTTTATTCCATTTATGTATGTCTTTTTCACTTATCCACACCCCTTGGCGACAATGCTAAAAGTTGTGGCACTTTTTATAATTATTCAATTTGTTGAGAATAACTTATTAACGCCAAACATTGTAGGCAACAGCATAAAAATTAATCCATTGGCAATTATTCTTAGTTTATTGTTTGCTAATATTGTGTGGGGTATAGCCGGTATGTTGGTCGTAATTCCGGTTTTGGCAACTTTAAAAATTATAATGCGGAAAATTGACAGCTTAAAACCTTATGCATTTCTAATCAGCGACCGGGGAACAGAGCAACACAGACTCAAATTATTTAACCGAAAAAAACAAGGACAAAAATGA
- a CDS encoding YihY/virulence factor BrkB family protein yields MIRIVRNNFKIIINTFKNFGSNNPIGMAATTAFFAIFSIAPILIIIISVFGIFTNDAVIREKLFNELSNLVGSDSSRLLQSAIDNYNISEKSGMGALIGGIFFLISATTLFSIMQNSINYIWRIRVKSKLKLNVLKFLRDRLFSFGLILSLGLVLLISLVIDASMSLFQDWLSSRYDPEFITLFRLFKTVFSILITVGVFALIFRFLPDVLVKWKACWFAATLASVLFFTGKILISIFIGKSQLGVIYGAASSFVVVLLWIYYVSFIFYFGVQLSYQYSLFYDHDNKPLKFAETFKISSVDKNKL; encoded by the coding sequence ATGATTCGAATAGTCAGAAATAATTTCAAAATAATAATCAACACATTTAAAAACTTTGGCAGTAACAACCCCATTGGAATGGCTGCTACTACTGCTTTTTTTGCAATTTTTTCAATTGCACCCATTCTTATAATCATTATCTCGGTGTTTGGCATTTTTACCAACGATGCTGTTATACGCGAAAAACTTTTTAACGAGCTGTCCAACCTGGTTGGAAGCGATAGCAGTCGGCTTTTGCAATCGGCCATCGATAATTATAACATCAGCGAAAAAAGTGGCATGGGTGCACTAATCGGGGGAATCTTTTTTTTGATCTCGGCAACTACACTTTTCAGTATTATGCAAAACTCCATAAATTATATCTGGAGAATTCGGGTTAAATCAAAATTGAAATTAAATGTTCTTAAATTTTTACGCGACCGGTTATTCTCTTTTGGACTGATATTAAGCCTCGGCCTGGTTCTGCTCATTTCGTTGGTTATCGATGCTTCAATGAGTTTATTTCAGGATTGGTTATCCAGTCGTTACGATCCCGAGTTTATTACACTTTTTAGGCTTTTTAAAACCGTCTTTTCAATACTAATTACGGTTGGGGTATTTGCACTCATTTTTCGTTTCCTACCTGATGTATTGGTTAAATGGAAAGCTTGTTGGTTTGCTGCCACACTTGCTTCAGTACTATTTTTCACCGGAAAAATCCTTATTAGCATTTTTATTGGCAAAAGTCAACTTGGTGTTATTTACGGAGCCGCCAGCTCATTTGTCGTTGTTCTTCTGTGGATTTATTACGTTTCCTTTATCTTCTATTTCGGGGTACAGTTAAGTTATCAGTATTCGCTTTTTTACGACCACGATAATAAACCTTTAAAATTTGCTGAAACATTTAAAATTAGTTCGGTCGATAAAAATAAATTATAA
- a CDS encoding lmo0937 family membrane protein: protein MRSLLYIIAVVLVIGWIFGFLVYSLGSLIHILLILAVISILLSLIKKS from the coding sequence ATGAGATCACTTTTATACATAATTGCAGTGGTACTGGTTATTGGCTGGATATTTGGATTTCTGGTTTATTCGCTAGGCAGTTTAATCCATATATTACTTATTTTGGCAGTTATTTCAATTTTACTATCGTTAATTAAAAAGAGCTGA
- a CDS encoding CsbD family protein, whose translation MDKLIIKGKWNLVKGKLKEKYGQLTDDDLQYVEGKEDQLIGRLQEVTGKAREELIEEIKNL comes from the coding sequence ATGGATAAATTGATAATTAAAGGGAAATGGAATTTAGTTAAAGGAAAACTGAAAGAGAAATACGGACAGTTAACTGATGATGACTTGCAATATGTTGAAGGAAAAGAAGATCAGTTAATTGGACGACTTCAGGAAGTGACAGGAAAAGCAAGGGAAGAATTAATTGAAGAAATCAAAAATTTATAA
- a CDS encoding transglycosylase, whose product MKALGFILLLIGLVGAVVFGIQAMNNSETFSFLGLDVALSSANWTPVIISGVLAVLGVIILSVNKKKVA is encoded by the coding sequence ATGAAAGCGTTAGGATTTATTTTGCTATTAATTGGATTAGTTGGAGCAGTTGTATTTGGTATACAGGCAATGAACAATTCAGAAACATTTTCCTTTCTTGGATTGGATGTAGCCCTAAGCAGTGCCAACTGGACCCCAGTAATAATAAGTGGTGTATTGGCCGTTTTAGGTGTGATAATTTTGTCTGTGAATAAAAAGAAAGTGGCATAA
- a CDS encoding YtxH domain-containing protein, whose translation MGKATNVLMGFIAGAAAGTITGILVAPDKGVKTRKKINKQIQRTSQDISETIGDKVDDVKDKLNDVVSEMRTKADEAEEKVKEKVNSKAKTSKDTAAN comes from the coding sequence ATGGGTAAAGCAACAAACGTATTGATGGGATTTATTGCCGGTGCAGCAGCAGGAACTATAACAGGAATTCTGGTAGCTCCGGACAAAGGCGTGAAAACACGTAAGAAAATTAACAAGCAAATACAGCGAACTTCGCAGGATATTTCGGAAACTATTGGCGACAAAGTTGATGATGTGAAGGATAAACTGAATGACGTTGTTTCTGAGATGCGAACAAAAGCCGATGAGGCAGAAGAAAAAGTGAAAGAAAAAGTGAACTCAAAAGCTAAAACATCAAAAGATACAGCAGCGAACTAA